The Terriglobales bacterium DNA segment AAGGTGATGCACGGCGACGCGGAGATCCACGGCTACCGCTTCGGCTCGGCCGCCTACCTCACCGACTTCAGCGAGATTCCCGCGGAATCGCTGCCGCAGCTCGTCGGCCTCGACATCCTCTTTCTCGACGCGCTCCGCCACAAGCCACACCCCACGCACTCGACGCTTGAGAACTCGCTGCGCCTGGTGGAAGAGCTGAAGCCGCGCCGCGCCTTCTTCACCCACATCTCGCACGACCTGCCGCACGCGGAGACCAACCAGTCGCTCCCCGCGCACGTGCAGCTGGCGCACGACGGCTTGAAGCTGGAGTTCGAGATTTGAGCGCCCGATGAAGGTCTTCCACAAACTCGAAGAGGTGCCCGCCGGCTTCGGCGCGACCATCTTGAGCGCCGGCAACTTCGACGGCGTCCATCGCGCCCACCAGTTCGTCCTGGGGAAGATGGTGGAGCGCGCGCGGGAGTTGGGCGCGAAGTCCCTGGCCGTAACCTTCGAGCCGCATCCCACGCGCATCCTGCGTCCTGACGTCGCTCCCCGGCTGCTCACGCCTCTGCCGGTCAAACTCAATCTCATGGAAGCGAGCGGCCTCGACGCCACACTGGTGCTGCCCTTCACCCGCGATCTTTCCCTGCTCTCGCCGCGCCAGTTTGCCGAGGAGATCCTCAGCCGCCAGCTACGCGCCCGCGAGGTCCACGAAGGCTCGAACTTCCACTTCGGACACCAGGCCGAGGGAAACGTGGAGCGTCTGCGCGAGTTCGGCCAGGCCTGCGGCTTCGAGGTGCGCATCTACCCCGAGCTGCGCATCCGCGGCGACGTGGTCTCCAGCACCCGCATCCGCGAGCTGGTGGCCGCCGGCCGG contains these protein-coding regions:
- a CDS encoding MBL fold metallo-hydrolase — protein: KVMHGDAEIHGYRFGSAAYLTDFSEIPAESLPQLVGLDILFLDALRHKPHPTHSTLENSLRLVEELKPRRAFFTHISHDLPHAETNQSLPAHVQLAHDGLKLEFEI
- the ribF gene encoding riboflavin biosynthesis protein RibF; the encoded protein is MKVFHKLEEVPAGFGATILSAGNFDGVHRAHQFVLGKMVERARELGAKSLAVTFEPHPTRILRPDVAPRLLTPLPVKLNLMEASGLDATLVLPFTRDLSLLSPRQFAEEILSRQLRAREVHEGSNFHFGHQAEGNVERLREFGQACGFEVRIYPELRIRGDVVSSTRIRELVAAGRVSRVRHLLGRLFSIASTAGRGRGYGQKYTVPTINLSRYDEATPGDGVYITSTRIGNDCFDSVTNIGSRPTFGADSFAIESHLLNFHPLEVTAETEVEIFFRRWLRPEIKFPSVDALREQIARDVHRARQYFRLAPARPPNPGK